TAGAGCCGCTAAAACACTCCGGGAGCCCCAGGTACGATCCGGAGCCACCCTCTGTTGCAATCCCCAATGTCTGTTGGACCATCGCCTTGGTAGCGTCTGGTGTTTTAATACCAAAGGTTATCGCAGACTTCTCGAAATTGATCTGCTGACCAGACGCTTTACCATATAGATGCAAGCACCCCAGGATTTCCTCACATTCTTCCTTTCTTGCACGACAGAATAGAAGGCTGTCATCAGCAAATAGTAAGTGTTGAACGACAGGGCAATCAACATTGAAGCTGAAACCTGTGAGCTTCCCCTGTGATCGCTTTCGGTCCATGATGTGGATCAAAGCCTCGGCACACAGTATAAACAGAAAGGGCGACAGAGGGTCACCTTGCCTAATGCCTCGTTCTGGTGAAACAAAACCGAAAGCACTTCCATTGATTAACACCGAATAACTAACCGTACGGACACACATCATGATCCATTGTATCCACTGAGTACTGAAGCCCATGCGAAAGAGAAGGTGCTCAAGGAAATCCCACTCAACTCTGTCGTAGGCCTTCGACATGTCTGTTTTAATTGCAATGTGATCCGAATGAAAACTAGCATGCGTACGCAAAGCATGTACCATTTCATGTGCGAGGAGAATGTTATCGGAGATCAGTCTCCCAGATACAAAGGCTCCCTGAGTTTCAGAAACCAGAACTGGAAGGAAGCGTTTAAGTCTGGTGCACAATACCTTTGATACAATCTTGTAAAGGACTGAACAGAGGCTAATCGGACGCATATCCTTCATCTGATTGGCATTGTCTTTCTTAGGGATCAGACATATCTGAGTGTGGTTCCAGTCTTGAGGAAGCACACCAGAATCAAAGAAGGCTTTAATTTCTGTAACAATATCCGCTCCAACTACTGACCAGTACTTCCTGAAAAAAGCCCCTGTCCAGCCATCAGCACCCGGAGCACTGTCTCCTTTTATATTAAAGGCCGCTTGCTTGATCTCTTGAGCTGTCACTGGAGCCACCAATTGTTGATTCATCTCGTCCGACACACGAGGCTCCATACCCTCCAGTAGCTCCTCAAAATTACCCGGGGACGACGAGGCAAACAAGTCTGTAAAATATTCCGCGGCTATACTACCCTTGGATCCTTCTTCATAGCACTCAAACCCATTCTTGTCAAGTAAGGAATTCAGCCGGTTCTTTAGACGTTTGTACTTAACACTTCTGTGGAAGAAAGCCGTGTTCTTATCACCTGATTGAAGCCATGACTCCCGACTTTTCGACCTCCAataagtctcttcttctctgaatGCCACCAAAAGTGCCCATTTAAGCTGACGCTACTTCTGGAAGTTTGGATGCACCTTCGTAGCTTCCTCTTCTAAATCTCGCCGCAACAATTGAATCTGAGTTTCTGAATTAGTCACATGAGTCCTTTTCCACCTAGATAAGGCTTTTCTACAGCGAGTCAGACCATTGAGTACGGATTTACCCTGAGAGTCACCTTCCCGAGACCATTGTTCACGAATAATCTTCATTGTTTCAGGCTTGTCGATCCATCTCTTGTCAAAAATGAATCTTCCTCTATAGGTGTTATTAGCTCCTACCAGTCTTGTTATTATCGGTCGATGATCTGAACCTAGCAGGTCTAGATACTCCGTTATAACACGAGGGAAGAGGTTGAACCAACCACTATTCCCAAAGCTTCTATCCAGACGACACTGGACCCACACACTGTCTCTTCTACCACCCCATGAGAGTTTATTCCCACAACTTGGGATCTCCTTTACCCGACTGTTTCTCGCCATAGTTCTAAAAGGGTAAAAAGAACTTTCTGGTCGTCTCGGGCCTCCTAATTTCTCTGAATTATCCatgatttcattaaaatcacctgTAAGCATCCATGGATCATCACGTTGCAAACCAATACGCGTAAGACGCTCCCAAACCTCCTCTCTCAAATGTCGAACTGGATCACCATAGACGAAAGTTATATAGAAAACCCTTGTCCCTTGACTTATCCTTGTATCAATCAACCGGGCATCAGACTGTAAAATCTCCACTCGATACAAATCTTTCCAGAACAAAGCCAAACCACCACTTAACCCAACAGGATCCACTATGTGAACTTTGTCATAACCCATCCAGTCCTTCACCCCCATCACATGATCACTGGAGTTTTTAGTCTCCAGGAGGAACAAAAAGTCCGGATAATGCTCTCTACGCATTTTCTTCAGACGTCGAACTGCCGAGGTGCTCCCCATGCCTTGGCAGTTCTAACTGAGTACACTCATTGAGTACTGGGTGGTTTCTGGAAAACCACCAAANCCTTCAGACGTCGAACTGCCGAGGTGCTCCCCATGCCTTGGCAGTTCCAACTGAGTACACTCATTGAGTACTGGGTGGTTTCTGGAAAACCACCAAACCCGATTTCTCAGCAACAAGCTTCACCTCCGTACCTGCAATCACATTCCCCAAACTCGGTGTAGAAGCACCCTCCGCCACTCCAGAAGGCTTTCCTTCTGTTGGCGTATTCACCACTGATACGGTCTTAAGCAATTTGGAAGACACTTCCCCATCCTCTATTGCTTTCCTCTTAGAGATAGGACCACACATCTGCTCTTGGCCTCCCTCCTGCGGTATACTAGACGAAATACTCCCGGAAGTGGTCTTCTCATTCTTGGATCGCCGCTTCCAGGAAGACTGCTTTTTCTGGGATTGCCGTTTATTAACATTAAGGGAGTTGGTTATACCCGCCAGTAAACCCATATGGAATCCCGTGACTCCAGCTTGCTCCATCCCCAATGTGTGATTATTCATAGCCACCGGGTTAACATTACCAGCGTGAGTATCACTCACTCCCAGTTGTAATCCTGAAGCACCCGTTTGTTCCCCCATCATGTTGGCACTCTGCAAGGCCACCGAGCTCACAATGCCATTCTGACTATCCGTCACTGCAGTGTTCCCCAT
The sequence above is drawn from the Camelina sativa cultivar DH55 unplaced genomic scaffold, Cs unpScaffold01572, whole genome shotgun sequence genome and encodes:
- the LOC104774119 gene encoding uncharacterized protein LOC104774119, whose amino-acid sequence is MGSTSAVRRLKKMRREHYPDFLFLLETKNSSDHVMGVKDWMGYDKVHIVDPVGLSGGLALFWKDLYRVEILQSDARLIDTRISQGTRVFYITFVYGDPVRHLREEVWERLTRIGLQRDDPWMLTGDFNEIMDNSEKLGGPRRPESSFYPFRTMARNSRVKEIPSCGNKLSWGGRRDSVWVQCRLDRSFGNSGWFNLFPRVITEYLDLLGSDHRPIITRLVGANNTYRGRFIFDKRWIDKPETMKIIREQWSREGDSQGKSVLNGLTRCRKALSRWKRTHVTNSETQIQLLRRDLEEEATKVHPNFQK